A DNA window from Impatiens glandulifera chromosome 7, dImpGla2.1, whole genome shotgun sequence contains the following coding sequences:
- the LOC124944596 gene encoding protein starmaker-like yields MPRSSRHKSHKKSNHREQSDSEEDVKTKDMNGRDEFSVRISSEKRKISSCKDSSGHGNGDIMEEYICSKRKREKTASGVAADRWNGEGYDSITMEKGIKGDNSRVDADKSSRSKSSASDLRSKSSRKHETSVEKREGIVVMVSEKEESRTGSKVDLKRNSEKDQGRKEVKDRDKGSERKVDSKRDVDVMKMDLNEERQSKRDKENADWSVQDEFRNLELEKELEKRMRRRTDSSREKHQADVKESEISKLSSKSDSAKNGRHKDENHKDGSYGDKHLEDGDKESRYREEKLQEDPERDRRNKAVKHREDGERELRYKDSKYHDDVDKDSRHRDDKHHRYEENNLREDGDRDKRKREDKYLEDDNVDSSRYRDDKHHETSNGESKDKDDKIRDGRRRDDKDNKHRDGKHRDDNDRGKRLRDIKYRDEHSRDGSNDKHDSKRSRIESTSFDRHKKSTNQDVYDHNSRDKDDKERRRGSDKDYNDSRSSFNAKDQTSEVDKKYVGGARIDTVSDQGKSSSRNADVEISPSRSRTKNSPNSGAASKSHSRIMQEDVHEERSRNRSSSKKEFGGTGGAVENASSISRSIERSSIHKDDLHYRELSVEKRPKLDARSSPLQLVDKSPSSTRHFSRSDVKRSYDIDDSGQRSGGGSKDYKMETFPGNDDTFSASSPFTRSNHNSGDSRSLLPPPHFRTGADSHSIIGSMEDESRGKSNNHRSNRRVGDSNMVRAQGNAWKGIQNWPSPVANGFMPFQHGPAAVGFHPMMQQFHTPPIFGVRPPMELNHSGVPYHMPDTDRFSVHGRPLGWRNPMDDSTPLGWDANSAALYRDESQMFGRIGWDQNRAIGGMQPWETRQDPWKGQQSGANAEPHRGRDGGIINGHSDDVSIAQSAAQSENDLNLQTIKVDGGDITQSIAVVVEKEITVAPKTVSEEEVQKQLEISKKDDDDSRRIIYLSKIGVSVDLTAPDFYDSCMNFKDIEDDSVILFLEGAMQNRKGKFGNTSKSLPQPTANDAIFQVC; encoded by the exons ATGCCGAGAAGTTCGCGGCACAAATCTCACAAGAAGAGTAATCATAGGGAGCAATCAGACTCTGAAGAGGATGTGAAGACGAAGGATATGAATGGAAGGGATGAATTTTCAGTTAGGATCTCGAGCGAGAAGCGGAAAATCTCTTCGTGTAAAGATAGTTCAGGTCATGGGAATGGAGATATAATGGAGGAGTACATTTGTTCGAAGCGGAAGAGGGAGAAAACTGCTTCTGGTGTGGCTGCGGATAGGTGGAATGGAGAGGGGTATGATAGCATAACAATGGAGAAGGGAATTAAGGGGGATAATTCAAGGGTTGACGCAGATAAAAGTTCCAGATCAAAATCATCAGCTTCTGATTTAAGGAGCAAGAGCAGTAGAAAACATGAAACTTCTGTTGAAAAAAGAGAGGGGATTGTTGTAATGGTGTCGGAGAAAGAAGAGAGTAGGACTGGCAGTAAAGTTGACTTGAAACGGAATTCTGAAAAGGATCAAGGGCGAAAAGAAGTGAAGGATAGAGACAAAGGGTCGGAGAGGAAGGTGGATAGTAAACGTGATGTAGATGTAATGAAGATGGATCTTAACGAAGAGCGGCAATCTAAACGTGATAAAGAAAATGCTG ATTGGTCAGTACAAGATGAATTCCGAAATCTTGAGCTAGAGAAAGAGCTTGAAAAGCGGATGAGGAGGAGGACTGATAGCTCTAGAGAAAAACACCAAGCTGATGTAAAGGAAAGTGAAATTAGTAAACTTTCTTCTAAGAGTGACTCTGCAAAGAATGGAAGACATAAAGATGAAAACCACAAAGACGGAAGTTATGGAGATAAACATTTGGAAGATGGTGACAAAGAAAGTCGTTACAGAGAAGAAAAGTTGCAGGAAGATCCTGAGAGGGACAGGAGAAACAAAGCTGTTAAGCATCGAGAAGATGGCGAAAGAGAACTACGATACAAAGATAGTAAGTACCATGACGATGTTGATAAAGACAGTAGACATAGGGATGATAAGCATCATCGCTATGAAGAAAATAATCTTCGCGAAGATGGTGATAGGGATAAGAGAAAAAGAGAGGATAAGTACCTTGAAGATGACAATGTAGACAGTAGTAGATACAGAGATGACAAACACCATGAAACCAGTAACGGAGAGAGTAAGGACAAAGATGATAAAATTCGTGATGGCAGGCGCAGGGATGATAAAGACAACAAGCATAGAGACGGGAAACATAGAGATGATAACGACAGAGGTAAACGACTTCGGGACATAAAGTATCGGGATGAGCATTCGCGAGATGGTAGTAAtgataaacatgattcaaaACGTTCGAGAATTGAAAGTACTTCCTTTGATCGTCATAAGAAATCAACTAATCAAGATGTCTACGATCACAATTCACGGGATAAAGATGACAAGGAAAGGAGAAGGGGATCTGATAAGGATTACAATGACAGTAGATCCTCCTTTAATGCAAAGGATCAAACTTCCGAGGTAGATAAGAAGTATGTTGGTGGTGCTAGAATAGATACAGTGAGTGACCAAGGAAAATCTAGCTCGCGTAATGCTGATGTTGAGATTTCTCCCAGCAGGAGCCGAACAAAGAATTCCCCCAACTCTGGTGCAGCTTCCAAAAGCCATAGCAG GATTATGCAAGAGGATGTGCATGAGGAGAGATCTAGGAACAGGTCATCATCTAAAAAAGAATTTGGTGGCACTGGAGGTGCTGTTGAGAATGCTTCTTCTATTTCAAGGTCAATTGAAAGATCATCAATCCACAAGGATGATCTTCATTATAGGGAGTTGTCTGTTGAAAAGCGTCCAAAGTTAGATGCTCGCTCCTCGCCTTTGCAGCTTGTGGATAAATCGCCATCATCAACCCGCCATTTTAGTAGATCGGACGTAAAGAGGAGTTATGACATTGACGATTCAGGACAAAGGAGTGGTGGGGGTTCAAAGGATTATAAAATGGAGACATTTCCTGGAAATGATGATACATTTTCTGCTTCTTCGCCTTTCACTAGAAGTAATCACAATTCGGGTGACTCAAGGTCTCTTCTACCTCCTCCGCACTTCAGGACTGGAGCTGACAGCCATTCAATTATTGGATCAATGGAGGATGAGAGTAGAGGTAAGTCAAACAATCATCGTAGTAACCGAAGGGTGGGTGATTCTAATATGGTTAGAGCCCAAGGAAATGCTTGGAAGGGTATCCAAAACTGGCCTTCTCCTGTAGCAAATGGTTTTATGCCTTTCCAACATGGCCCAGCTGCTGTAGGGTTTCATCCTATGATGCAACAGTTTCATACCCCCCCAATATTTGGTGTTAGGCCTCCAATGGAATTAAATCATTCTGGTGTTCCTTACCACATGCCCGACACTGACCGATTCTCTGTTCATGGGCGTCCTCTTGGTTGGCGTAATCCTATGGATGATTCTACCCCACTCGGGTGGGATGCAAATAGTGCTGCTCTATATAGGGATGAATCTCAGATGTTTGGAAGGATAGGCTGGGACCAAAACAGAGCTATTGGAGGTATGCAGCCATGGGAGACACGTCAAGATCCATGGAAGGGACAGCAAAGTGGTGCAAATGCAGAACCTCATAGAGGACGGGATGGTGGTATTATTAACGGGCACTCAGATGATGTTTCAATTGCACAATCAGCTGCGCAATCTGAGAATGATCTAAACCTGCAAACTATTAAGGTGGATGGCGGTGATATTACTCAGTCTATTGCTGTTGTTGTTGAGAAGGAGATTACCGTGGCTCCCAAGACTGTTTCTGAGGAGGAGGTACAGAAACAATTGGAGATCTCAaagaaagatgatgatgattctCGCAGAATTATTTATCTTTCCAAGATTGGCGTTTCTGTTGATCTAACTGCTCCTGACTTTTATGATAGTTGCATGAACTTCAAGGACATTGAAGACGATTCAGTAATTTTATTTCTAGAG GGTGCAATGCAAAACAGGAAAGGGAAATTTGGTAACACTTCCAAGAGTTTACCACAACCAACCGCAAATGACGCTATTTTCCAGGTATGTTGA
- the LOC124910150 gene encoding uncharacterized protein LOC124910150, with protein sequence MGDDGPRKLKFYSDHFQVSSSSAAAQTTSSSSSCPNSSNSVSSNSDISTGRKLKTAASMLNFFSVPKLPWSPGSQEKVVLTVSEVECLRSELADLEERTALLKAQLHHLDGILQSARLSGYLYIRTRWAALPGEVAPPLDDLEIDDWLPRFLVLHGQCIFFFLLSTDISPQDSTLLADIIEVGRMSCFTTEDEETRHCFYILTRQGLRYECCSNSKIQVLPILLLFNIVMHMVIQSDFSPSTKKKMSFQFGRSASRAIRSLLSASKQNSRILTESQVAPAAAVLSRGKLLSVASLFKTGSENASRGWISGALALPAAVYMLKEQEANAAEFERTFIAIKPDGVQRGLISEIISRFERKGFKLVAIKIVVPSKAFAGKHYHDLKERPFFNGLCDFLSSGPVVAMVWEGEGVIKYGRKLIGATDPQKSEPGTIRGDLAVVVGRNIIHGSDGPETAKDEIALWFKRDELTNYTSNAEKWIYGVN encoded by the exons ATGGGAGACGACGGTCCACGGAAACTCAAATTCTATTCAGATCACTTTCAAGTCTCATCATCTAGTGCTGCTGCTCAAACcacatcttcatcatcttcatgcCCAAACTCTAGCAATTCTGTTAG TTCAAACAGTGACATCTCGACTGGAAGAAAACTGAAAACTGCTGCATCCATGTTGAATTTCTTCAGCGTACCTAAGTTACCATGGAGTCCTGGCAGTCAGGAAAAG GTGGTACTAACTGTTTCTGAAGTGGAATGTCTTAGATCAGAACTTGCTGACTTAGAAGAAAGAACAGCTCTTTTAAAAGCTCA ATTGCACCATCTGGATGGAATTTTACAGTCTGCTCGTCTTTCGGGCTATCTTTACATTCGAACT AGATGGGCGGCATTACCTGGAGAAGTAGCTCCCCCCCTTGATGATTTAGAGATAGATGATTGGCTTCCTCGCTTCCTTGTTCTTCATGGTCAATGcatattcttctttttgttATCCACAG ATATTAGTCCACAGGATTCTACCCTACTTGCTGATATTATTGAAGTTGGTCGTATGTCGTGTTTTACAACAGAGGATGAGGAAACTCGGCATtgcttttatattttaactcgTCAAGGACTTCGATACGAGTGTTGTAGCAATTCCAAAATACAGGTACTTCCAATTCTTTTACTCTTCAATATTGTTATGCACATGGTTATtcag TCAGATTTCTCTCCAtcaacgaagaagaagatgagctTCCAGTTCGGCAGATCTGCTTCTCGAGCCATAAGGTCTCTTCTCTCTGCTTCTAAGCAGAATTCTCGTATCCTTACTG AAAGCCAAGTGGCTCCTGCTGCAGCAGTTCTATCAAGAGGAAAACTGCTTTCTGTAGCTTCATTGTTCAAAACTGGATCTGAAAATGCATCCAGAGGATGGATTTCTGGAGCACTCGCCCTTCCTGCTGCAG TTTACATGCTCAAGGAGCAGGAAGCAAATGCAGCTGAG TTTGAGCGCACTTTCATCGCTATCAAACCTGATGGAGTTCAGAGAGGGCTG ATTTCGGAAATCATATCTCGATTTGAAAGGAAAGGTTTCAAGCTTGTGGCTATCAAGATAGTAGTACCCTCCAAGGCTTTTGCTGGAAAACATTACCATGATCTGAAAGAGAGACCCTTTTTCAATGGTCTTTGTGATTTTCTTAGCTCTGGCCCTGTTGTTGCAATG GTTTGGGAAGGCGAGGGAGTGATTAAGTATGGCCGCAAGCTTATTGGAGCAACAGATCCTCAGAAATCAGAACCTGGAACCATTAGAGGTGATCTAGCTGTTGTTGTTGGAAG AAATATCATTCATGGAAGTGATGGTCCTGAGACGGCTAAAGACGAGATTGCGTTGTGGTTTAAGCGAGACGAGTTAACCAATTACACGAGCAATGCAGAGAAATGGATCTATGGAGTCaactga
- the LOC124945914 gene encoding uncharacterized protein LOC124945914 isoform X1 encodes MSFKPLTSEAIAMTEKKMDMSLEDIIKMSKKGPPKAKNQRISNRNQKSSNQTAQDKSLKARHFIESRSSIRQGTLAQRRSNFQGNKFPLATETARKAAITSMPVRGRTYNRSRAVNNNNNTNKPRFGALPVQKNIGNGSFSVKQPKAEVNVLGKQKPQTLDSRFANMKEERMKALAEQNNSNSRGRRNGGFEQNSSRRQQQPQQWGGRKGRGGY; translated from the exons aTGTCATTTAAACCACTAACAAGTGAAGCAATAGCTATGACAGAAAAGAAAATGGACATGTCATTAG AGGATATCATCAAAATGTCGAAAAAAGGTCCACCCAAAGCTAAGAATCAGCGAATTTCG AATAGAAACCAGAAGAGTTCAAATCAGACTGCTCAAGATAAATCTCTTAAGGCTCGACATTTCATTGAATCGAGATCTTCTATCCGACAG GGAACTCTTGCCCAAAGGAGGTCGAATTTTCAAGGTAACAAATTTCCTTTGGCAACTGAAACTGCTAGAAAAGCGGCCATCACTTCTATGCCTGTCCGTGGTAGAACCTATAACAGAAGTAGAGCtgttaataataacaataatacgAACAAGCCAAG ATTTGGGGCTTTACCAGTTCAGAAGAACATTGGAAATGGAAGCTTCTCTGTGAAG CAGCCGAAGGCAGAAGTGAACGTATTAGGGAAGCAGAAGCCTCAAACACTAGATTCACGGTTTGCAAACATGAAGGAGGAGAGGATGAAGGCTTTGGCGGAGCAGAATAACAGTAATAgtagaggaagaagaaatggCGGATTTGAACAAAACAGCAGCAGGCGACAGCAGCAACCACAACAGTGGGGTGGAAGAAAAGGTCGTGGCGGTTACTGA
- the LOC124945914 gene encoding uncharacterized protein LOC124945914 isoform X2, giving the protein MSFKPLTSEAIAMTEKKMDMSLEDIIKMSKKGPPKAKNQRISNRNQKSSNQTAQDKSLKARHFIESRSSIRQGTLAQRRSNFQGNKFPLATETARKAAITSMPVRGRTYNRSRAVNNNNNTNKPRFGALPVQKNIGNGSFSVKPKAEVNVLGKQKPQTLDSRFANMKEERMKALAEQNNSNSRGRRNGGFEQNSSRRQQQPQQWGGRKGRGGY; this is encoded by the exons aTGTCATTTAAACCACTAACAAGTGAAGCAATAGCTATGACAGAAAAGAAAATGGACATGTCATTAG AGGATATCATCAAAATGTCGAAAAAAGGTCCACCCAAAGCTAAGAATCAGCGAATTTCG AATAGAAACCAGAAGAGTTCAAATCAGACTGCTCAAGATAAATCTCTTAAGGCTCGACATTTCATTGAATCGAGATCTTCTATCCGACAG GGAACTCTTGCCCAAAGGAGGTCGAATTTTCAAGGTAACAAATTTCCTTTGGCAACTGAAACTGCTAGAAAAGCGGCCATCACTTCTATGCCTGTCCGTGGTAGAACCTATAACAGAAGTAGAGCtgttaataataacaataatacgAACAAGCCAAG ATTTGGGGCTTTACCAGTTCAGAAGAACATTGGAAATGGAAGCTTCTCTGTGAAG CCGAAGGCAGAAGTGAACGTATTAGGGAAGCAGAAGCCTCAAACACTAGATTCACGGTTTGCAAACATGAAGGAGGAGAGGATGAAGGCTTTGGCGGAGCAGAATAACAGTAATAgtagaggaagaagaaatggCGGATTTGAACAAAACAGCAGCAGGCGACAGCAGCAACCACAACAGTGGGGTGGAAGAAAAGGTCGTGGCGGTTACTGA
- the LOC124944563 gene encoding uncharacterized protein LOC124944563 isoform X2: protein MILNLGSPSLLSLTRPSQFSFKTKNNAFVFLIFTSKRDFSSSNYHDSANFSAPRSYGKEEISLVHQESLQDDTTVLDEDILNCVSAAKDACEALDIIAEKSNRGGGVVSNSDCCSIIMSAFDRSNVELTLSIFAAMRSSFSTGDAEMNSSLQRWRWSRPGVRFYTLLVLGLAASLRVSDAVKIIFTVSRVGVSPGEEVPFGKIVRCPTCMIAVAVAQPQHGIQAISCSKCRYQYELVSGNIISIESEEVSMDIPAWRRGLRFLQIKKQSLPAAVHSIVVQTPSGAARTHRFATETVELPAREGERVTIAVAAPSSIYREVGPLKISPKSPKLYPGEPMSLMNHNDGRESLLLRAPSKDKGSSLLNPSIIVPLLAVMATGDAATSLIDPSLPQLISVAAISSIAVGATLNSFILPQLAMLPQKAADAIAIKQQLLAQYDQLQSRIQELKTAAENEIWMLARMCQLENKIHAVGEPSYRARQSRIKRVREGLENSLEKRIELIDSYARTDFFYD from the exons ATGATTCTCAACTTAGGTTCTCCTTCACTCCTTAGCCTCACTCGCCCGTCTCAATTTAGCTTCAAGACCAAAAACAACGCTTTCGTTTTCCTAATATTCACCTCTAAGCGTGACTTTTCCTCGTCAAACTACCACGATTCGGCCAATTTCTCTGCTCCGAGGAGTTATGGGAAGGAAGAGATTTCACTCGTCCACCAGGAATCCTTGCAGGACGACACTACAGTCTTGGATGAAGACATCCTTAATTGCGTATCCGCTGCTAAAGACGCCTGCGAAGCATTGGACATTATAGCGGAGAAGTCGAACAGAGGGGGCGGTGTCGTTAGCAATTCTGATTGCTGTTCGATCATAATGTCTGCGTTTGATCGGAGTAATGTCGAATTGACTTTATCGATCTTCGCAGCTATGCGTTCTAGCTTCAGTACCG GTGATGCTGAAATGAATTCATCACTTCAACGGTGGAGGTGGTCGAGACCAGGTGTACGTTTTTACACATTATTAGTTCTGGGTCTTGCTGCATCACTTAGGGTGTCTGATGCGGTTAAGATTATTTTCACTGTTAGTCGAGTGGGAGTGTCTCCTGGTGAAGAG GTACCTTTTGGTAAAATAGTAAGGTGTCCAACTTGTATGATAGCTGTTGCTGTTGCCCAACCTCAACATGGTATTCAG GCTATATCCTGTTCCAAATGCCGCTACCAATATGAACTTGTTTCAGGCAATATTATTAGCATTGAATCGGAAGAGGTCAG CATGGATATTCCAGCATGGAGAAGAGGGCTAAGATTCCTTCAAATCAAGAAGCAAAGTCTTCCTGCTGCAGTTCACTCCATTGTG GTGCAAACCCCATCAGGAGCGGCACGAACTCACAGATTTGCTACTGAAACAGTAGAACTTCCTGCTCGAGAAGGAGAAAGAGTAACCATTGCCGTAGCAGCTCCATCAAGCATTTATAGAGAGGTAGGTCCATTGAAGATTAGTCCAAAATCACCCAAGCTCTATCCTGGAGAGCCTATGAGCCTCATGAACCACAATGATGGCCGAGAATCCTTACTGCTAAGAGCACCCTCCAAAGACAAGGGCTCATCCTTACTTAACCCCTCAATTATTGTCCCACTTTTAGCTGTTATGGCAACTGGAGATGCTGCCACTAGTTTGATTGACCCCAGCCTGCCTCAGCTAATTTCAGTTGCTGCTATTTCCTCTATTGCTGTTGGTGCTACTCTGAACAGTTTCATTCTTCCCCAGCTGGCGATG CTTCCTCAGAAAGCTGCTGATGCAATTGCAATCAAGCAGCAACTTCTTGCACAGTATGATCAGCTTCAGTCTCGCATACAGGAACTCAAAACTGCTGCTGAAAATGAG ATATGGATGCTGGCTCGCATGTGCCAATTGGAGAACAAAATCCATGCTGTTGGGGAACCTTCGTATCG TGCACGACAAAGTAGAATAAAAAGAGTACGCGAAGGCTTGGAAAATTCCCTTGAAAAACGGATTGAATTGATTGACAGTTATGCAAGA ACAGATTTCTTCTATGATTGA
- the LOC124944563 gene encoding uncharacterized protein LOC124944563 isoform X1, which translates to MILNLGSPSLLSLTRPSQFSFKTKNNAFVFLIFTSKRDFSSSNYHDSANFSAPRSYGKEEISLVHQESLQDDTTVLDEDILNCVSAAKDACEALDIIAEKSNRGGGVVSNSDCCSIIMSAFDRSNVELTLSIFAAMRSSFSTGDAEMNSSLQRWRWSRPGVRFYTLLVLGLAASLRVSDAVKIIFTVSRVGVSPGEEVPFGKIVRCPTCMIAVAVAQPQHGIQAISCSKCRYQYELVSGNIISIESEEVSMDIPAWRRGLRFLQIKKQSLPAAVHSIVVQTPSGAARTHRFATETVELPAREGERVTIAVAAPSSIYREVGPLKISPKSPKLYPGEPMSLMNHNDGRESLLLRAPSKDKGSSLLNPSIIVPLLAVMATGDAATSLIDPSLPQLISVAAISSIAVGATLNSFILPQLAMLPQKAADAIAIKQQLLAQYDQLQSRIQELKTAAENEIWMLARMCQLENKIHAVGEPSYRARQSRIKRVREGLENSLEKRIELIDSYARISSMIEIEVEMDFDVLAAEAASNTENIAEQIQQIMEIENLEEKWKIQAEANDEVERLLRSEASVSEQVLDV; encoded by the exons ATGATTCTCAACTTAGGTTCTCCTTCACTCCTTAGCCTCACTCGCCCGTCTCAATTTAGCTTCAAGACCAAAAACAACGCTTTCGTTTTCCTAATATTCACCTCTAAGCGTGACTTTTCCTCGTCAAACTACCACGATTCGGCCAATTTCTCTGCTCCGAGGAGTTATGGGAAGGAAGAGATTTCACTCGTCCACCAGGAATCCTTGCAGGACGACACTACAGTCTTGGATGAAGACATCCTTAATTGCGTATCCGCTGCTAAAGACGCCTGCGAAGCATTGGACATTATAGCGGAGAAGTCGAACAGAGGGGGCGGTGTCGTTAGCAATTCTGATTGCTGTTCGATCATAATGTCTGCGTTTGATCGGAGTAATGTCGAATTGACTTTATCGATCTTCGCAGCTATGCGTTCTAGCTTCAGTACCG GTGATGCTGAAATGAATTCATCACTTCAACGGTGGAGGTGGTCGAGACCAGGTGTACGTTTTTACACATTATTAGTTCTGGGTCTTGCTGCATCACTTAGGGTGTCTGATGCGGTTAAGATTATTTTCACTGTTAGTCGAGTGGGAGTGTCTCCTGGTGAAGAG GTACCTTTTGGTAAAATAGTAAGGTGTCCAACTTGTATGATAGCTGTTGCTGTTGCCCAACCTCAACATGGTATTCAG GCTATATCCTGTTCCAAATGCCGCTACCAATATGAACTTGTTTCAGGCAATATTATTAGCATTGAATCGGAAGAGGTCAG CATGGATATTCCAGCATGGAGAAGAGGGCTAAGATTCCTTCAAATCAAGAAGCAAAGTCTTCCTGCTGCAGTTCACTCCATTGTG GTGCAAACCCCATCAGGAGCGGCACGAACTCACAGATTTGCTACTGAAACAGTAGAACTTCCTGCTCGAGAAGGAGAAAGAGTAACCATTGCCGTAGCAGCTCCATCAAGCATTTATAGAGAGGTAGGTCCATTGAAGATTAGTCCAAAATCACCCAAGCTCTATCCTGGAGAGCCTATGAGCCTCATGAACCACAATGATGGCCGAGAATCCTTACTGCTAAGAGCACCCTCCAAAGACAAGGGCTCATCCTTACTTAACCCCTCAATTATTGTCCCACTTTTAGCTGTTATGGCAACTGGAGATGCTGCCACTAGTTTGATTGACCCCAGCCTGCCTCAGCTAATTTCAGTTGCTGCTATTTCCTCTATTGCTGTTGGTGCTACTCTGAACAGTTTCATTCTTCCCCAGCTGGCGATG CTTCCTCAGAAAGCTGCTGATGCAATTGCAATCAAGCAGCAACTTCTTGCACAGTATGATCAGCTTCAGTCTCGCATACAGGAACTCAAAACTGCTGCTGAAAATGAG ATATGGATGCTGGCTCGCATGTGCCAATTGGAGAACAAAATCCATGCTGTTGGGGAACCTTCGTATCG TGCACGACAAAGTAGAATAAAAAGAGTACGCGAAGGCTTGGAAAATTCCCTTGAAAAACGGATTGAATTGATTGACAGTTATGCAAGA ATTTCTTCTATGATTGAAATTGAAGTGGAGATGGACTTCGATGTTCTTGCAGCTGAAGCAGCCAGTAATACA GAAAATATTGCTGAACAGATTCAGCAAATTATGGAAATTGAGAATCTTGAAGAG aaATGGAAGATTCAAGCAGAGGCAAATGATGAGGTTGAAAGGCTTCTCAGATCAGAAGCCTCCGTTTCTGAACAGGTATTGGATGTATAG
- the LOC124944563 gene encoding uncharacterized protein LOC124944563 isoform X3, with amino-acid sequence MVFRLYPVPNAATNMNLFQAILLALNRKRSGLPPAERSMDIPAWRRGLRFLQIKKQSLPAAVHSIVVQTPSGAARTHRFATETVELPAREGERVTIAVAAPSSIYREVGPLKISPKSPKLYPGEPMSLMNHNDGRESLLLRAPSKDKGSSLLNPSIIVPLLAVMATGDAATSLIDPSLPQLISVAAISSIAVGATLNSFILPQLAMLPQKAADAIAIKQQLLAQYDQLQSRIQELKTAAENEIWMLARMCQLENKIHAVGEPSYRARQSRIKRVREGLENSLEKRIELIDSYARISSMIEIEVEMDFDVLAAEAASNTENIAEQIQQIMEIENLEEKWKIQAEANDEVERLLRSEASVSEQVLDV; translated from the exons ATGGTATTCAG GCTATATCCTGTTCCAAATGCCGCTACCAATATGAACTTGTTTCAGGCAATATTATTAGCATTGAATCGGAAGAGGTCAG GATTACCTCCTGCCGAACGCAGCATGGATATTCCAGCATGGAGAAGAGGGCTAAGATTCCTTCAAATCAAGAAGCAAAGTCTTCCTGCTGCAGTTCACTCCATTGTG GTGCAAACCCCATCAGGAGCGGCACGAACTCACAGATTTGCTACTGAAACAGTAGAACTTCCTGCTCGAGAAGGAGAAAGAGTAACCATTGCCGTAGCAGCTCCATCAAGCATTTATAGAGAGGTAGGTCCATTGAAGATTAGTCCAAAATCACCCAAGCTCTATCCTGGAGAGCCTATGAGCCTCATGAACCACAATGATGGCCGAGAATCCTTACTGCTAAGAGCACCCTCCAAAGACAAGGGCTCATCCTTACTTAACCCCTCAATTATTGTCCCACTTTTAGCTGTTATGGCAACTGGAGATGCTGCCACTAGTTTGATTGACCCCAGCCTGCCTCAGCTAATTTCAGTTGCTGCTATTTCCTCTATTGCTGTTGGTGCTACTCTGAACAGTTTCATTCTTCCCCAGCTGGCGATG CTTCCTCAGAAAGCTGCTGATGCAATTGCAATCAAGCAGCAACTTCTTGCACAGTATGATCAGCTTCAGTCTCGCATACAGGAACTCAAAACTGCTGCTGAAAATGAG ATATGGATGCTGGCTCGCATGTGCCAATTGGAGAACAAAATCCATGCTGTTGGGGAACCTTCGTATCG TGCACGACAAAGTAGAATAAAAAGAGTACGCGAAGGCTTGGAAAATTCCCTTGAAAAACGGATTGAATTGATTGACAGTTATGCAAGA ATTTCTTCTATGATTGAAATTGAAGTGGAGATGGACTTCGATGTTCTTGCAGCTGAAGCAGCCAGTAATACA GAAAATATTGCTGAACAGATTCAGCAAATTATGGAAATTGAGAATCTTGAAGAG aaATGGAAGATTCAAGCAGAGGCAAATGATGAGGTTGAAAGGCTTCTCAGATCAGAAGCCTCCGTTTCTGAACAGGTATTGGATGTATAG